A window from Theobroma cacao cultivar B97-61/B2 chromosome 3, Criollo_cocoa_genome_V2, whole genome shotgun sequence encodes these proteins:
- the LOC18606234 gene encoding 60S ribosomal protein L15-1 isoform X2 produces MGAYKYVSELWRKKQSDVMRFLQRVRCWEYRQHPSIVRVNHPTRPDKARRLGYKAKQGYVVYRVRVRRGGRKRPVPKGIVYGKPTNQGVTQLKFQRSKRSVAEERAGRKLGGLRVVNSYWINEDSTYKYFEVILVDVAHNAIRNDPRINWICNPVHKHRELRGLTSAGKKNRGLHGKGHLYHKNRPSRRATWKRNNTLSLRRYR; encoded by the exons ATGG GGGCTTACAAGTACGTTTCGGAGCTATGGAGAAAGAAGCAGTCCGATGTAATGAGGTTTTTGCAGAGGGTGAGGTGCTGGGAATACCGCCAGCATCCATCAATCGTTAGGGTCAACCACCCTACTCGTCCTGACAAAGCACGCCGCCTGGGTTACAAGGCCAAGCAG GGTTATGTGGTTTATCGTGTCCGTGTTAGGAGGGGTGGTCGAAAGAGGCCAGTTCCCAAGGGTATTGTCTATGGTAAGCCCACAAACCAGGGTGTTACCCAATTGAAGTTCCAGCGCAGCAAGCGATCTGTTGCAGAGGAGCGTGCTGGTCGAAAATTGGGAGGTCTCAGGGTTGTGAATTCATACTGGATCAATGAG GATTCTACTTACAAGTACTTTGAGGTTATCCTGGTTGATGTTGCACACAATGCTATCCGCAATGATCCAAGGATTAACTGGATCTGCAATCCTGTCCACAAGCACAGGGAGCTTCGAGGGCTCACATCTGCTGGTAAGAAAAACAGGGGTCTGCACGGAAAGGGTCACTTGTACCACAAGAATCGGCCTTCTCGCAGGGCAACCTGGAAGAGGAACAACACTCTCTCCCTTCGTCGCTACCGTTGA
- the LOC18606234 gene encoding 60S ribosomal protein L15-1 isoform X1 yields the protein MNVGAYKYVSELWRKKQSDVMRFLQRVRCWEYRQHPSIVRVNHPTRPDKARRLGYKAKQGYVVYRVRVRRGGRKRPVPKGIVYGKPTNQGVTQLKFQRSKRSVAEERAGRKLGGLRVVNSYWINEDSTYKYFEVILVDVAHNAIRNDPRINWICNPVHKHRELRGLTSAGKKNRGLHGKGHLYHKNRPSRRATWKRNNTLSLRRYR from the exons ATGAATGTAGGGGCTTACAAGTACGTTTCGGAGCTATGGAGAAAGAAGCAGTCCGATGTAATGAGGTTTTTGCAGAGGGTGAGGTGCTGGGAATACCGCCAGCATCCATCAATCGTTAGGGTCAACCACCCTACTCGTCCTGACAAAGCACGCCGCCTGGGTTACAAGGCCAAGCAG GGTTATGTGGTTTATCGTGTCCGTGTTAGGAGGGGTGGTCGAAAGAGGCCAGTTCCCAAGGGTATTGTCTATGGTAAGCCCACAAACCAGGGTGTTACCCAATTGAAGTTCCAGCGCAGCAAGCGATCTGTTGCAGAGGAGCGTGCTGGTCGAAAATTGGGAGGTCTCAGGGTTGTGAATTCATACTGGATCAATGAG GATTCTACTTACAAGTACTTTGAGGTTATCCTGGTTGATGTTGCACACAATGCTATCCGCAATGATCCAAGGATTAACTGGATCTGCAATCCTGTCCACAAGCACAGGGAGCTTCGAGGGCTCACATCTGCTGGTAAGAAAAACAGGGGTCTGCACGGAAAGGGTCACTTGTACCACAAGAATCGGCCTTCTCGCAGGGCAACCTGGAAGAGGAACAACACTCTCTCCCTTCGTCGCTACCGTTGA
- the LOC18606235 gene encoding DNA mismatch repair protein MSH4 isoform X6, translating to MEDDGGERSSFVIGLIENRAKEVGVAAFDLRSASLHLSQYIETSSSYQNTKTLLHFYDPMMIIVPPNKLAPEGMVGVSELVDRFYASVKKIVMARGCFDDTKGAMLIKNLAVREPSALGLDSYYKQYYLCLASASATIKWIEAEKGVIVTNHSLSVTFNGSFDHMNIDATSVQNLEIIEPFHSALWGTNNKKRSLFHMLKTTKTVGGTRLLRANLLQPLKDIETINTRLDCLDELMSNEQLFFGLSQVLRKFPKETDRVLCHFCFKPKKVTNEVLVVENTRKSQMLISSIILLKTALDALPLLSKVLKDAKSFLLANVYKSICENEKYADIRKRIGVVIDEDVLHARVPFVARTQQCFAVKAGIDGLLDIARRSFCDTSEAIHNLANKYREEFKMPNLKLPFNSRQGFYFSIPQKDIQGQLPSKFIQVVKHGNNVHCSTLELASLNVRNKSAAGECYIRTEVCLEALVDTIREDISVLTLLAEVLCLLDMIVNSFSHTISTKPVDRYIRPEFTDDGPLAIDAGRHPILESIHCDFVPNNIFISEASNMVIAMGPNMSGKSTYLQQVCLIVILAQIGCYVPARFATIRVVDRIFTRMGTMDNLESNSSTFMTEMKETAFVMQNVSQRSLIVMDELGRATSSSDGLAIAWSCCEHLLSLTAYTIFATHMENLSELATIYPNVKILRFDVDIRNSRLDFKFQLKDGPRHVAHYGLLLAEVAGLPSSVIETARSITSRITDKEVKRMDVNCLHYNQIQLAYHVSQRLICLKYSNHDEDSIRQALQSLKESYIDGRL from the exons GTTGGAGTGGCTGCCTTTGACTTAAGATCAGCTTCTTTGCATCTTTCTCAATACATTGAAACCAGCAGCTCATATCAGAATACAAAAACTTTGCTTCATTTCTATGATCCCATGATGATCATTGTTCCTCCAAACAAACTGGCTCCTGAAGGTATGGTGGGAGTATCAGAACTAGTAGATCGGTTTTATGCTTCAGTCAAGAAG ATTGTCATGGCTCGTGGTTGCTTTGATGACACCAAG GGTGCAATGctgattaaaaatttagctGTCAGAGAGCCTTCAGCCCTTGGTTTGGATAGTTACTACAAACAGTATTATCTTTGCTTGGCTTCTGCTTCTGCTACAATCAAATG GATAGAAGCAGAGAAAGGTGTTATTGTCACAAATCATTCCTTATCG GTTACTTTTAATGGATCATTTGACCACATGAACATTGATGCTACTAG TGTCCAAAACTTAGAAATTATTGAACCTTTTCATTCTGCACTTTGGGGCacaaacaacaagaaaagaagtcTATTCCACATGCTTAAGACAACAAAAACTGTTGGAGG GACTAGACTTCTTCGTGCCAATCTTTTGCAGCCTTTAAAAGATATCGAAACTATCAATACGCGTCTGGATTGCCTG GATGAGTTGATGAGCAATGAACAGCTATTCTTTGGACTGTCTCAGGTCTTGCGAAAGTTCCCAAAGGAGACTG ATAGGGTACTTTGTCATTTCTGCTTCAAGCCAAAGAAAGTAACAAATGAAGTCTTGGTTGTGGAAAACACTAGAAAGAGCCAAATGCTGATATCAAGCATCATTCTTCTCAAAACTGCATTAGATGCCTTGCCGTTACTATCAAAG gtgCTTAAGGATGCAAAAAGTTTTCTTCTTGCAAATGTTTACAAGTCTATATGTGAAAACGAGAAATATGCTGACATTAGAAAGAG AATTGGAGTGGTGATTGATGAAGATGTGCTTCACGCACGGGTTCCTTTTGTTGCCCGCACACAGCAGTGTTTTGCTGTCAAGGCTGGCATTGATGGGCTATTGGATATAGCTCGGAGATCTTTTTGTGATACCAGCGAAG CTATACATAACCTTGCAAACAAGTACCGGGAAGAATTCAAGATGCCGAATCTGAAACTCCCATTTAACAGTAGACAAGGTTTTTACTTTAGCATTCCACAGAAAGACATTCAGGGACAGCTTCCCAGCAAGTTCATTCAG GTTGTGAAACATGGGAATAATGTACATTGTTCAACTTTGGAACTTGCTTCT CTGAATGTCAGAAATAAATCTGCGGCTGGAGAGTGTTATATACGAACAGAAGTTTGCTTGGAAG CCCTAGTTGATACCATAAGGGAGGATATCTCTGTGCTCACACTGCTTGCTGAAGTCCTGTGCCTGTTAGATATGATTgttaattcattttctcatacAATATCAACCAAGCCTGTTGACCGATATATTAGGCCAGAATTTACTG ATGATGGCCCTCTGGCAATTGATGCTGGTAGACACCCCATCCTAGAAAGCATACACTGTGATTTTGTG CCCAACAACATCTTTATTTCAGAAGCATCAAACATGGTTATTGCAATGGGGCCAAACAT GAGCGGGAAGAGCACTTATCTTCAACAAGTGTGTCTCATAGTTATTCTTGCTCAGATTGGTTGCTATGTTCCTGCCCGCTTTGCAACAATTAGAGTAGTTGATCGTATATTTACAAGGATGGGCACAATGGATAATCTTGAATCAAACTCTAGTACG TTTATGACAGAGATGAAAGAGACTGCTTTTGTCATGCAGAATGTCTCCCAAAG GAGTCTGATTGTTATGGATGAACTTGGGAGGGCTACTTCGTCCTCTGATGGATTGGCAATAGCATGGAGCTGCTGTGAACATCTGCTATCACTCACTGC GTATACCATATTTGCTACTCATATGGAGAACTTGTCAGAATTAGCTACCATCTATCCAAATGTGAAAATTCTTCGCTTCGATGTTGATATTAGAAACAGCCGCCTAGATTTTAAG TTTCAACTCAAGGATGGACCAAGGCATGTAGCACACTATGGCCTTCTACTAGCAGAAGTGGCAGGATTACCGAGTTCGGTGATTGAAACAGCCAGAAGCATAACATCAAGGATTACAGACAAG GAAGTGAAGCGAATGGATGTAAACTGCCTGCACTATAATCAAATACAGTTGGCATATCATGTTTCTCAACGACTGATATGCTTGAAGTACTCCAACCATGACGAGGACTCCATCCGGCAGGCATTGCAAAGTCTCAAAGAGAGCTACATTGATGGTAGGCTCTAA
- the LOC18606235 gene encoding DNA mismatch repair protein MSH4 isoform X5, translating into MEDDGGERSSFVIGLIENRAKEVGVAAFDLRSASLHLSQYIETSSSYQNTKTLLHFYDPMMIIVPPNKLAPEGMVGVSELVDRFYASVKKIVMARGCFDDTKGAMLIKNLAVREPSALGLDSYYKQYYLCLASASATIKWIEAEKGVIVTNHSLSVTFNGSFDHMNIDATSLIVDGSVQNLEIIEPFHSALWGTNNKKRSLFHMLKTTKTVGGTRLLRANLLQPLKDIETINTRLDCLDELMSNEQLFFGLSQVLRKFPKETDRVLCHFCFKPKKVTNEVLVVENTRKSQMLISSIILLKTALDALPLLSKVLKDAKSFLLANVYKSICENEKYADIRKRIGVVIDEDVLHARVPFVARTQQCFAVKAGIDGLLDIARRSFCDTSEAIHNLANKYREEFKMPNLKLPFNSRQGFYFSIPQKDIQGQLPSKFIQVVKHGNNVHCSTLELASLNVRNKSAAGECYIRTEVCLEALVDTIREDISVLTLLAEVLCLLDMIVNSFSHTISTKPVDRYIRPEFTDDGPLAIDAGRHPILESIHCDFVPNNIFISEASNMVIAMGPNMSGKSTYLQQVCLIVILAQIGCYVPARFATIRVVDRIFTRMGTMDNLESNSSTFMTEMKETAFVMQNVSQRSLIVMDELGRATSSSDGLAIAWSCCEHLLSLTAYTIFATHMENLSELATIYPNVKILRFDVDIRNSRLDFKFQLKDGPRHVAHYGLLLAEVAGLPSSVIETARSITSRITDKEVKRMDVNCLHYNQIQLAYHVSQRLICLKYSNHDEDSIRQALQSLKESYIDGRL; encoded by the exons GTTGGAGTGGCTGCCTTTGACTTAAGATCAGCTTCTTTGCATCTTTCTCAATACATTGAAACCAGCAGCTCATATCAGAATACAAAAACTTTGCTTCATTTCTATGATCCCATGATGATCATTGTTCCTCCAAACAAACTGGCTCCTGAAGGTATGGTGGGAGTATCAGAACTAGTAGATCGGTTTTATGCTTCAGTCAAGAAG ATTGTCATGGCTCGTGGTTGCTTTGATGACACCAAG GGTGCAATGctgattaaaaatttagctGTCAGAGAGCCTTCAGCCCTTGGTTTGGATAGTTACTACAAACAGTATTATCTTTGCTTGGCTTCTGCTTCTGCTACAATCAAATG GATAGAAGCAGAGAAAGGTGTTATTGTCACAAATCATTCCTTATCG GTTACTTTTAATGGATCATTTGACCACATGAACATTGATGCTACTAG TTTGATTGTGGATGGCAGTGTCCAAAACTTAGAAATTATTGAACCTTTTCATTCTGCACTTTGGGGCacaaacaacaagaaaagaagtcTATTCCACATGCTTAAGACAACAAAAACTGTTGGAGG GACTAGACTTCTTCGTGCCAATCTTTTGCAGCCTTTAAAAGATATCGAAACTATCAATACGCGTCTGGATTGCCTG GATGAGTTGATGAGCAATGAACAGCTATTCTTTGGACTGTCTCAGGTCTTGCGAAAGTTCCCAAAGGAGACTG ATAGGGTACTTTGTCATTTCTGCTTCAAGCCAAAGAAAGTAACAAATGAAGTCTTGGTTGTGGAAAACACTAGAAAGAGCCAAATGCTGATATCAAGCATCATTCTTCTCAAAACTGCATTAGATGCCTTGCCGTTACTATCAAAG gtgCTTAAGGATGCAAAAAGTTTTCTTCTTGCAAATGTTTACAAGTCTATATGTGAAAACGAGAAATATGCTGACATTAGAAAGAG AATTGGAGTGGTGATTGATGAAGATGTGCTTCACGCACGGGTTCCTTTTGTTGCCCGCACACAGCAGTGTTTTGCTGTCAAGGCTGGCATTGATGGGCTATTGGATATAGCTCGGAGATCTTTTTGTGATACCAGCGAAG CTATACATAACCTTGCAAACAAGTACCGGGAAGAATTCAAGATGCCGAATCTGAAACTCCCATTTAACAGTAGACAAGGTTTTTACTTTAGCATTCCACAGAAAGACATTCAGGGACAGCTTCCCAGCAAGTTCATTCAG GTTGTGAAACATGGGAATAATGTACATTGTTCAACTTTGGAACTTGCTTCT CTGAATGTCAGAAATAAATCTGCGGCTGGAGAGTGTTATATACGAACAGAAGTTTGCTTGGAAG CCCTAGTTGATACCATAAGGGAGGATATCTCTGTGCTCACACTGCTTGCTGAAGTCCTGTGCCTGTTAGATATGATTgttaattcattttctcatacAATATCAACCAAGCCTGTTGACCGATATATTAGGCCAGAATTTACTG ATGATGGCCCTCTGGCAATTGATGCTGGTAGACACCCCATCCTAGAAAGCATACACTGTGATTTTGTG CCCAACAACATCTTTATTTCAGAAGCATCAAACATGGTTATTGCAATGGGGCCAAACAT GAGCGGGAAGAGCACTTATCTTCAACAAGTGTGTCTCATAGTTATTCTTGCTCAGATTGGTTGCTATGTTCCTGCCCGCTTTGCAACAATTAGAGTAGTTGATCGTATATTTACAAGGATGGGCACAATGGATAATCTTGAATCAAACTCTAGTACG TTTATGACAGAGATGAAAGAGACTGCTTTTGTCATGCAGAATGTCTCCCAAAG GAGTCTGATTGTTATGGATGAACTTGGGAGGGCTACTTCGTCCTCTGATGGATTGGCAATAGCATGGAGCTGCTGTGAACATCTGCTATCACTCACTGC GTATACCATATTTGCTACTCATATGGAGAACTTGTCAGAATTAGCTACCATCTATCCAAATGTGAAAATTCTTCGCTTCGATGTTGATATTAGAAACAGCCGCCTAGATTTTAAG TTTCAACTCAAGGATGGACCAAGGCATGTAGCACACTATGGCCTTCTACTAGCAGAAGTGGCAGGATTACCGAGTTCGGTGATTGAAACAGCCAGAAGCATAACATCAAGGATTACAGACAAG GAAGTGAAGCGAATGGATGTAAACTGCCTGCACTATAATCAAATACAGTTGGCATATCATGTTTCTCAACGACTGATATGCTTGAAGTACTCCAACCATGACGAGGACTCCATCCGGCAGGCATTGCAAAGTCTCAAAGAGAGCTACATTGATGGTAGGCTCTAA